A section of the Spirosoma pollinicola genome encodes:
- a CDS encoding LytR/AlgR family response regulator transcription factor — protein MIRAIALDDEPPALRVVSHFCQQVAFINMQKTFTRTDEAQQFIAESGTDLLFLDINMPFISGTDFYRAISANGEQTLMVIFTTAYAEYAVDGFNLNAIDYLLKPFTFERFLQAVTKAQDFFRWQQRTDPANDYLYIKADYTVYKIALHDVLFIEGLDDYLKIHLAPTPGQNISRPIVARMTMKAILEKLPGADDLTHPFIRVHRSFIVPFSRIEGIRSKTIRLAGRDIPIGASYEPDLIERFRS, from the coding sequence ATGATCCGCGCCATTGCTTTAGACGACGAGCCACCAGCGCTTAGGGTAGTAAGCCACTTCTGTCAGCAAGTCGCCTTTATTAACATGCAAAAGACCTTTACTCGGACCGACGAGGCCCAGCAGTTTATTGCGGAGTCAGGTACCGATCTCTTGTTTCTGGACATCAACATGCCGTTCATATCCGGTACGGATTTTTACCGGGCTATTAGTGCCAACGGTGAGCAGACTTTGATGGTTATTTTCACAACTGCCTATGCCGAATACGCCGTAGACGGTTTTAACCTCAACGCGATCGATTATTTATTGAAGCCCTTTACCTTCGAACGCTTTTTGCAGGCGGTGACCAAGGCCCAAGATTTCTTCCGCTGGCAACAGCGCACCGATCCTGCCAACGACTACCTATACATCAAGGCCGATTATACCGTTTACAAGATTGCTTTACATGATGTACTATTCATTGAGGGACTAGACGACTACCTCAAAATTCACCTCGCGCCAACCCCTGGCCAGAACATTAGCCGCCCTATCGTAGCCCGAATGACCATGAAGGCGATTCTTGAAAAACTTCCCGGGGCTGATGACCTTACCCATCCGTTTATTCGCGTGCATCGGTCGTTCATTGTTCCCTTTAGCCGAATCGAAGGCATCCGTAGTAAAACCATTCGTTTAGCCGGACGTGACATTCCCATAGGTGCCAGTTATGAACCGGATCTGATTGAGCGTTTCCGGTCGTAA
- a CDS encoding sensor histidine kinase: MNRKAVLLLIHIVGCLAFLAFPYVFAEDGMAKLAELPYNSHERRNVASYLLTIGFFYLNFYVLISRLFFRRNYVVYGLSALGCFLVIQGILATIVRQGHQRPLNHPSAHRPPPPFPNLGRPPLPPVRPSPMRPPPVGPPEISQTFFLFLVGLLLSLAIRINNRWRETERQRLDTELSYLKAQINPHFLFNTLNSIYSLAIVESPPTADAIVQLSSFLRYVIDEGRQNRVALSHELAYIGHYIALQRLRLAETVPIDFSTTVNPNGLQIAPLLLISFIENAFKYGVSPQDPARIDILIELNSDQLYCYVFNRKVRVADSTALGSGIGLTNAKVRLQLLYPGRHVLVINDQPDCFTVELNLTLS, translated from the coding sequence ATGAATCGCAAAGCAGTACTTCTACTTATCCATATAGTTGGGTGCCTGGCCTTTCTGGCTTTCCCGTACGTCTTTGCCGAAGACGGAATGGCTAAGTTAGCCGAGTTGCCTTACAATTCGCACGAACGGCGCAATGTGGCGTCATACCTGCTGACGATTGGCTTCTTCTATCTAAATTTTTACGTCCTGATTTCCAGGCTTTTCTTCAGGCGGAATTACGTAGTGTATGGACTGAGCGCGCTGGGCTGTTTTTTAGTTATACAGGGAATTTTAGCAACGATTGTTCGACAAGGGCATCAGCGTCCACTTAACCACCCCAGTGCCCACCGGCCCCCGCCCCCCTTTCCAAATTTGGGCCGTCCGCCGTTGCCACCCGTCCGCCCCAGCCCCATGCGCCCCCCGCCAGTTGGACCTCCGGAAATCAGCCAGACGTTTTTTCTGTTTCTGGTGGGGTTGCTGCTGTCGCTGGCTATACGAATTAATAACCGCTGGCGTGAAACAGAGCGCCAACGACTGGATACGGAGCTATCGTACCTGAAAGCGCAGATTAATCCGCATTTTCTGTTCAACACCCTCAACAGTATTTATTCTCTGGCCATCGTTGAATCGCCCCCAACGGCCGATGCCATTGTGCAACTATCGTCATTTTTGCGCTATGTTATTGATGAAGGACGGCAGAACCGCGTCGCCCTAAGCCATGAGTTAGCCTACATCGGTCATTATATTGCGCTGCAACGGTTGCGCTTAGCTGAAACTGTGCCCATTGATTTTTCTACCACTGTCAATCCGAATGGGCTACAAATTGCTCCGTTGTTGCTAATATCGTTCATAGAAAATGCGTTTAAGTATGGCGTTAGCCCGCAAGATCCGGCCCGCATCGACATACTCATTGAGCTAAACAGTGATCAGCTTTATTGTTATGTGTTTAACCGAAAAGTACGCGTGGCTGATTCAACAGCCTTGGGTAGCGGCATCGGCTTAACCAACGCCAAAGTGCGGTTGCAACTTTTGTACCCGGGTCGGCATGTGTTGGTGATCAACGACCAACCCGATTGCTTTACGGTCGAACTTAACCTGACTCTCTCATGA